One Desulfatitalea tepidiphila genomic region harbors:
- a CDS encoding minor capsid protein codes for MPSDLKQRIQDATLKSLTARNRYNDQVTAQLTQALKQAEDEVARAILQYRSLGSLPDNKLAALKGLEKLQLELDDTMKRLKREQTLVFRKTTKDSFKLGIQQGIGELADAALPFYVDLKPEGIDKLATKVFTIVDTNALDFMAQYNLTLAGDVHRELADGIKRTILNGVATGKGADDIVRDMGKVIIDKDSFRQAGSRVFSKAQYRMEMIARTEVLRAHNMGRLKFHERVGIQKLEWLAMEDERMCPVCGGLDGKTFLIDKFPQQPAHPHCRCTNIVAWPMTVCGSEMAAKAAAQASQGDACILPPHVLEGMADAQAKENAKLKSAFENGDIADLGSLTVKQLQTLAKQNGVAIARTKADFIKLLDLAEPGIDHGDLAGAALSAKLKEHKIGLLRTKEELVDLLGLKQTELKQAKLLAAQMAKIPPAEGLEGMTAQQLKEMAKENGISLNMTKQETIELLDKLEPGVEHSGLMGKELAAAKQKHGIGILKNKQQLVEALQKKAGADMAESVKKKAVDEAKQKLILKQKTALEDAAKAVVVPDTPTGYKDFLDAIAKAEQAVSGGTDLPQDLLAVHSKEIAFKKQLFQDQVGKLKSTELKTLAKETKVQYWQWANKDELTTLFTETDPAKIKAVQASIDTKHAAWAEKHGGKKKPAPAKSATPKPAPQPSPVKPPEAKIGKKGAEFATVDAAWQQKGLPSKFKKTGKAAVGGAHEKEFWTDENGDKWLFKPIGRKDDEFIAFGEEAAYKIGRLIDPHSIEVRTIQLNGRTGSIQKWRTDLRDDFDFRNILPQDLTTIELEQIQREHVVDWMIANHDGHSKQFIRARDGRVYGIDKGQAFKFLGQDKLSLDYHPNGVCGEEEPFYNKVFRAAKEGKVRVDPNATFRYIQEVEKIADEDYLDLLRPYAEGRFSKDPAGLRHFYDLALERKHNLRRDFEGYYADVLGDRGFRFDKLSAATGKKKLLSSAEETLVEEARKLGWQGKTLPFDSGDVEDQNALIFTESFKGKKRTVVKMKIRPDTDRRIDEVLRRYVQTAVGEKGQPLVEDSFFPTILDAVKNVNFHVGDGKYNRTKIDKALRLRKKLETLQKSTDPKVKEMADHYLKWVKEIEESVDWDRATNGVFEQYLPKLDAHKPKEKPPFKVERGKVTHTKRRIGSGTITVEADDIDNRTLFNQNSRMQDGHQYTVTFEDGTRVRYRPWSDTNLYAQRGELEMILDGDATPGRVEAMLEKLEQLGIDTRVATAENAEQMYLEKLAYIRKTDKSADYKRLQKSLDDRNATTTERVQALRGYWQKELGVQDITQLSGYNPLGEYQAGFLDRDAKGGYRHQLRFDITEEDLEKQMKGYSLVHDLTNGESMSGFIDLIMENNGAMVSTVEKMRMGVAPGGMSPVADMQTGGASYFFTRIKKQPASDASPALYFKKQMLRRMDAISYDHDAYGKVIDDYVQRNRGASIDDWKRFSQRHGNETIFKYSVTLLDNIEFIVARSDNERREIIQSFTRRGIKKLPDGRKVEDIVHTPQSWSKRKQ; via the coding sequence ATGCCATCGGACCTCAAGCAGCGCATCCAGGACGCCACCCTGAAAAGCCTGACGGCCCGCAACCGCTACAACGACCAGGTCACGGCCCAGCTCACTCAGGCGCTGAAACAGGCCGAAGACGAGGTCGCCCGCGCCATTCTCCAGTACCGCTCCCTCGGCTCCCTGCCGGACAACAAGCTCGCCGCGCTCAAGGGGCTGGAAAAGCTCCAGCTCGAACTCGACGACACCATGAAGCGGCTCAAACGGGAGCAGACCCTGGTCTTTCGCAAGACGACCAAGGACTCCTTCAAGCTCGGCATCCAGCAGGGAATCGGAGAGCTCGCCGACGCGGCGCTTCCGTTCTACGTCGACCTCAAGCCAGAAGGCATCGATAAGCTGGCCACCAAGGTGTTCACCATCGTCGACACCAACGCCCTCGACTTCATGGCTCAGTACAACCTCACACTCGCCGGTGACGTCCACCGCGAACTCGCAGACGGCATCAAGCGCACCATCCTGAACGGCGTCGCCACGGGCAAGGGAGCCGACGACATCGTCCGGGACATGGGCAAGGTGATCATCGACAAGGACTCCTTTCGCCAGGCCGGAAGCCGGGTGTTCAGCAAGGCGCAGTACCGCATGGAGATGATCGCCCGCACCGAGGTCCTCCGCGCCCACAATATGGGCAGGCTCAAGTTCCATGAGCGGGTCGGCATCCAGAAGCTGGAATGGCTGGCCATGGAGGATGAGCGCATGTGTCCGGTCTGTGGCGGCCTGGACGGCAAGACTTTTCTAATCGACAAATTCCCACAACAACCCGCGCATCCGCACTGCCGCTGCACCAACATCGTGGCGTGGCCGATGACCGTTTGCGGCAGCGAGATGGCCGCCAAGGCCGCCGCCCAGGCATCGCAGGGGGACGCCTGCATTCTCCCGCCCCACGTGCTGGAAGGCATGGCCGACGCCCAGGCCAAGGAGAACGCCAAGCTCAAGAGCGCCTTTGAAAACGGCGACATTGCCGACCTCGGTTCGCTGACGGTCAAACAGCTCCAGACCCTAGCGAAACAGAACGGCGTGGCCATCGCCCGGACCAAGGCCGATTTCATCAAGCTGCTCGATCTGGCCGAACCCGGGATCGATCACGGTGACCTGGCCGGAGCGGCACTCAGCGCCAAGCTCAAGGAACACAAGATCGGCCTGCTGCGGACCAAGGAAGAACTGGTCGATTTGCTCGGGCTGAAGCAGACGGAACTCAAACAGGCCAAGCTGCTCGCCGCCCAGATGGCGAAGATTCCTCCCGCCGAGGGGCTGGAGGGCATGACCGCCCAGCAGCTCAAGGAGATGGCGAAGGAGAACGGCATCTCCCTCAACATGACCAAACAGGAGACCATTGAGCTGCTGGACAAGCTGGAACCCGGCGTGGAGCACAGCGGCCTGATGGGCAAGGAACTCGCGGCGGCCAAACAGAAGCACGGCATCGGCATCCTCAAGAACAAGCAGCAGCTCGTCGAGGCGCTGCAGAAGAAGGCCGGTGCCGACATGGCCGAGTCGGTCAAAAAAAAGGCGGTCGACGAGGCCAAGCAGAAGTTGATCCTGAAACAGAAAACGGCCCTCGAAGACGCCGCCAAGGCCGTGGTCGTTCCCGACACGCCGACCGGCTACAAGGATTTCCTCGACGCGATTGCCAAGGCGGAACAGGCGGTTTCCGGTGGCACCGATCTACCCCAGGATCTGCTGGCGGTCCACAGCAAGGAAATCGCCTTCAAGAAACAGCTCTTCCAGGACCAGGTCGGCAAGCTGAAATCGACGGAGCTCAAGACGCTCGCCAAGGAGACCAAGGTCCAGTATTGGCAGTGGGCCAACAAAGACGAGCTGACCACGCTCTTCACCGAGACCGATCCCGCGAAAATCAAAGCGGTTCAGGCCAGCATCGACACCAAGCACGCCGCATGGGCCGAAAAACATGGCGGCAAGAAGAAACCCGCACCGGCCAAGTCCGCCACGCCGAAACCAGCTCCACAACCGAGTCCGGTCAAGCCGCCCGAGGCCAAGATCGGCAAGAAAGGCGCGGAGTTCGCCACCGTCGATGCCGCGTGGCAGCAGAAAGGTCTGCCGTCAAAATTCAAGAAAACCGGCAAGGCCGCTGTCGGCGGCGCACACGAAAAGGAGTTCTGGACCGACGAAAACGGTGACAAATGGCTGTTCAAGCCCATTGGCCGCAAGGACGATGAGTTCATCGCCTTCGGAGAGGAAGCCGCCTACAAGATCGGTCGCCTGATCGACCCCCATTCCATCGAGGTGCGCACCATCCAGTTGAACGGCCGCACCGGCTCCATCCAGAAATGGCGTACCGATCTGCGGGACGACTTCGATTTTCGCAACATTCTGCCCCAGGATCTGACCACCATCGAACTGGAGCAGATCCAGCGCGAGCATGTGGTCGACTGGATGATCGCCAACCACGACGGACATTCCAAGCAGTTCATCCGCGCCCGGGACGGTCGCGTCTACGGCATCGACAAAGGCCAAGCATTCAAGTTTCTGGGCCAGGACAAGCTCTCGCTCGACTATCACCCCAACGGCGTCTGCGGCGAGGAAGAGCCGTTTTACAACAAGGTCTTCCGGGCGGCCAAGGAAGGGAAGGTACGGGTCGATCCGAACGCGACCTTTCGCTACATCCAGGAAGTCGAAAAGATCGCCGACGAGGATTACCTCGATCTGCTGCGGCCCTACGCCGAGGGACGGTTTTCCAAGGACCCGGCCGGGCTGCGGCATTTCTACGATCTGGCCCTGGAGCGGAAACACAATCTCCGGCGTGACTTCGAGGGCTATTACGCCGATGTGCTGGGGGATCGGGGCTTCCGTTTCGACAAGCTGAGCGCCGCCACCGGCAAGAAAAAGCTGCTCTCCTCCGCCGAAGAGACCCTGGTCGAGGAGGCCCGCAAACTAGGCTGGCAGGGCAAGACACTGCCCTTCGACAGTGGCGACGTTGAGGACCAGAACGCGCTGATCTTCACCGAGAGTTTCAAGGGGAAGAAGCGCACCGTGGTCAAGATGAAGATCCGGCCGGACACGGACCGCCGCATCGACGAGGTGCTGCGCAGGTATGTGCAGACGGCGGTCGGGGAAAAGGGACAACCGCTGGTCGAAGACAGCTTCTTTCCGACGATTCTGGACGCCGTCAAAAACGTCAATTTCCACGTGGGCGACGGCAAGTACAACCGGACCAAGATCGACAAGGCCCTGCGCCTGCGCAAGAAACTGGAGACCCTGCAAAAGAGCACCGACCCCAAGGTCAAGGAGATGGCGGACCATTATCTGAAATGGGTGAAGGAGATCGAAGAGTCCGTCGACTGGGACCGGGCCACCAACGGCGTATTCGAGCAGTACCTGCCCAAGCTCGACGCGCATAAACCCAAGGAGAAACCGCCGTTCAAGGTGGAACGCGGCAAGGTGACCCACACCAAGCGCAGGATCGGTTCCGGCACCATTACCGTCGAGGCCGACGACATCGACAACCGGACGCTGTTCAATCAAAACTCCCGCATGCAGGACGGGCACCAGTACACCGTCACCTTCGAGGACGGCACCCGGGTCCGCTATCGCCCCTGGTCGGACACCAACCTCTATGCCCAGCGCGGCGAGTTGGAAATGATCCTGGACGGCGACGCTACCCCCGGACGGGTCGAGGCGATGCTGGAAAAGCTCGAACAGCTTGGGATCGATACCCGGGTGGCCACGGCGGAAAACGCGGAGCAGATGTACCTCGAAAAGCTCGCCTACATCCGCAAGACCGACAAGAGCGCCGACTACAAACGACTGCAGAAATCGCTCGACGACCGCAACGCCACCACCACCGAGCGGGTCCAGGCTCTGCGCGGCTATTGGCAAAAGGAACTGGGCGTCCAGGACATCACCCAGCTTTCCGGATACAACCCGCTGGGCGAATACCAGGCGGGCTTTCTAGACCGCGACGCCAAGGGCGGATACCGGCACCAGCTCCGGTTCGACATCACTGAGGAGGACCTGGAAAAACAGATGAAGGGCTATTCGCTGGTCCACGATCTGACCAACGGCGAGAGTATGTCCGGCTTCATCGACTTGATCATGGAGAACAACGGAGCCATGGTCAGCACGGTCGAGAAGATGCGCATGGGCGTGGCTCCGGGCGGAATGTCCCCGGTGGCCGATATGCAGACCGGCGGCGCGAGCTATTTCTTCACCCGGATCAAGAAGCAACCGGCCAGCGACGCCTCACCGGCCCTCTATTTCAAGAAACAGATGCTGCGGCGCATGGACGCTATCAGTTATGACCATGACGCCTACGGCAAGGTGATTGATGACTACGTGCAGCGCAACCGGGGGGCCAGCATCGACGACTGGAAGCGGTTCTCGCAGCGCCATGGCAACGAGACCATCTTCAAATACTCGGTAACGCTGCTGGACAACATCGAATTCATCGTCGCCAGAAGCGACAACGAACGCCGGGAGATCATCCAGAGTTTCACCCGGCGCGGCATCAAGAAACTACCTGACGGGCGCAAGGTGGAGGACATCGTCCATACCCCGCAAAGC
- a CDS encoding terminase large subunit domain-containing protein, whose protein sequence is MAVTDKERKLAATLSDPVLWGQAYLYNRDGSGRDYWPHQVEDLRCPAKNIIHLDGRDVGKSIVLSTDALHYAFTTRGGQGLIAAPHQGHLDTIIEEIEFQLDTNPDLMNSIALTKYGKPKIHRKPYFRLEFTNGSVLYFRPAGAYGDAFRSLHVGRVWVDEGAWLTERAWKALRQCLKAGGTLRIYSTPNGLRDTTYYRLTSSDQFHVFRWPSWLNPLWTEEREAELLEFYGGRDSSGWQHEVAGEHGKPSYGAFNVEQFNLCRQDLLEYQKIVITDSELRDCDTEEAAHDRLEMLLNLTPRSGQFWIGGDLGYTNDPTEIVVFQETEIGERTLLKMILRVHLEHVSYPHIAQIIALLERYYTPAGIGVDNGGNGLAVVQELLTLDKYKGLELEGRLKGYDFGGMTRLAVRDGKEIKKRTKELMTSLINGALQRKQVIFPSDDLEVEDQFTTHTYTLRDGKIIYSKGNDHIIDAVRCAMLIREEGNLDPVGEEVVSLKPVLTNPIFI, encoded by the coding sequence ATGGCGGTAACCGACAAGGAGCGCAAACTCGCGGCGACCCTGAGCGATCCCGTGTTGTGGGGGCAAGCCTACCTCTACAACCGGGATGGCTCAGGCCGCGACTACTGGCCGCACCAGGTGGAGGACCTGCGCTGCCCGGCCAAGAACATCATCCACCTCGACGGCCGGGACGTGGGCAAGTCCATCGTGCTCTCGACCGACGCGCTCCATTACGCCTTCACCACCCGAGGCGGCCAGGGCCTCATCGCGGCTCCGCACCAGGGGCACCTCGATACCATCATCGAGGAGATTGAGTTCCAGCTCGACACCAACCCGGATCTGATGAACAGCATCGCCCTGACCAAGTACGGCAAGCCCAAGATCCACCGCAAACCCTACTTCCGCCTGGAGTTCACCAACGGTTCGGTGCTCTATTTCCGCCCGGCCGGGGCTTATGGCGACGCCTTCCGGTCCCTGCACGTGGGCCGCGTCTGGGTCGATGAAGGAGCCTGGCTGACCGAACGGGCCTGGAAGGCGCTCCGCCAGTGCCTCAAGGCCGGGGGGACGCTACGCATCTACTCCACGCCCAACGGCCTGCGCGACACCACCTATTACCGGCTCACCTCGTCGGATCAGTTCCATGTGTTCCGCTGGCCGTCCTGGCTCAATCCCCTGTGGACCGAGGAGCGCGAGGCCGAACTGCTGGAGTTCTACGGCGGCCGCGACAGCTCCGGCTGGCAACACGAGGTGGCCGGTGAACACGGCAAGCCCTCCTATGGGGCCTTCAATGTCGAGCAGTTCAACCTCTGTCGGCAGGATCTGCTGGAGTATCAGAAGATCGTCATCACCGATTCCGAGCTGCGCGACTGCGACACCGAGGAAGCGGCCCACGACCGGCTGGAGATGCTGCTCAACCTCACGCCCCGCAGCGGGCAGTTCTGGATCGGTGGCGACCTGGGCTACACCAACGACCCCACCGAGATCGTCGTATTCCAGGAGACGGAGATCGGCGAGCGGACGCTGCTGAAGATGATCCTGCGCGTCCATCTCGAACACGTTTCCTATCCGCACATCGCTCAGATCATCGCGCTGCTGGAGCGTTACTACACCCCGGCTGGCATCGGCGTGGACAACGGCGGGAACGGTCTGGCGGTGGTTCAGGAATTGCTCACCCTGGACAAGTACAAAGGGCTGGAGCTGGAAGGCAGGCTCAAGGGATACGACTTCGGCGGCATGACCCGGCTGGCGGTGCGAGACGGCAAGGAAATCAAGAAGCGAACCAAGGAGCTGATGACCAGCCTCATCAACGGAGCCCTACAGCGCAAGCAGGTCATTTTCCCCTCGGACGACCTGGAGGTGGAAGACCAGTTCACCACCCACACCTACACCCTGCGGGACGGCAAGATTATATATTCCAAGGGCAACGACCACATCATCGACGCGGTGCGCTGCGCCATGCTGATCCGGGAGGAAGGAAACCTCGACCCGGTCGGCGAAGAGGTGGTTTCGCTCAAACCGGTCCTCACCAATCCGATCTTCATCTGA
- a CDS encoding ATP-binding cassette domain-containing protein, giving the protein MSISFQNVTFSYDSAISSLLEDITVHLAEGWTGIVGPNGAGKTTFLQLAAGHLQVQQGTIKRSGHIVFCPQRTDDVPAQLSLLISTVEAEACVLRGKLRLGDDWVSRWPTLSHGERKRAQIAVALWQQPDVLLLDEPTNHIDITARELLIEALTSFRGIGLLVSHDRDLLDLLCQQCIFLDPPQAIIQPGNYTKAAADVKREESSLQDRRHSLQQNLERLKDESKRRCAKASRANKKKSKRHLARGDSDGRAKIDLARVSGQDGHAGRLAKQLKGRIKHVQEQISDIEIKKRYATHFWIDGSVSPRRILFTIPADIIALDESRKLHIPEITMLRDDRIAITGANGMGKTTFIRHILNHINIPNEHLVYLPQEIDMMKTRKIMADVNHLSHEQLGKIMTVVSALGSRPERLLHNLDISPGELRKVLLALGIIRQPHLIVMDEPTNHLDLPAIECLENALKDCPCGLLLISHDLHFLQQVTSKRWHLGQHETNVIISIDNRKTTD; this is encoded by the coding sequence ATGTCAATATCTTTTCAAAACGTTACCTTTTCTTATGATAGTGCAATATCCTCATTGCTTGAGGACATCACAGTTCATCTTGCGGAAGGATGGACAGGAATCGTAGGGCCAAACGGTGCAGGGAAAACGACTTTTCTGCAACTTGCGGCAGGACATCTACAGGTACAGCAAGGGACTATCAAACGGTCCGGACATATAGTTTTCTGCCCGCAGCGCACTGACGATGTTCCGGCACAGCTATCACTTTTGATTTCTACCGTTGAAGCAGAGGCATGCGTACTGCGTGGAAAGCTAAGGCTTGGCGATGATTGGGTAAGTCGCTGGCCGACACTAAGTCATGGCGAGCGTAAGCGTGCTCAAATTGCTGTCGCTCTCTGGCAACAACCGGATGTCCTTCTTCTTGATGAACCGACCAATCATATTGATATTACGGCCCGTGAGCTGCTTATAGAAGCGCTTACGTCATTTCGTGGTATTGGCCTGCTGGTTAGCCATGACCGAGATTTGCTTGACCTTCTTTGCCAGCAATGTATTTTTCTCGACCCCCCTCAAGCCATAATACAACCTGGCAATTATACGAAAGCTGCCGCAGATGTTAAACGAGAAGAATCAAGTTTGCAGGATAGACGTCATAGTTTGCAACAAAACCTGGAACGATTAAAGGACGAGTCGAAACGTCGCTGCGCTAAAGCCTCACGCGCCAACAAAAAGAAATCGAAACGTCATTTGGCACGTGGTGACAGCGATGGGCGTGCCAAAATCGACCTGGCTCGTGTTTCAGGACAGGATGGTCATGCCGGGCGTCTTGCTAAGCAATTAAAAGGTCGTATAAAGCATGTGCAGGAACAAATTTCTGATATAGAAATCAAGAAACGCTATGCAACTCATTTCTGGATCGATGGTTCCGTCTCTCCACGTCGAATCCTCTTTACTATTCCTGCTGACATAATCGCTCTCGATGAATCAAGAAAATTGCATATACCAGAGATTACAATGCTACGTGACGATCGCATTGCTATTACTGGAGCAAATGGAATGGGAAAGACAACTTTTATTCGACATATTCTTAACCACATAAATATTCCTAATGAGCATTTGGTATATTTACCGCAAGAGATTGACATGATGAAAACCCGAAAAATCATGGCAGATGTAAATCACCTTTCTCATGAACAACTTGGTAAAATTATGACAGTGGTGAGTGCTCTTGGGTCACGCCCTGAACGACTGTTACATAACCTTGATATCAGCCCAGGTGAATTGCGCAAGGTGCTATTGGCGCTTGGAATTATTCGTCAGCCGCATTTAATTGTTATGGATGAACCGACAAATCATCTCGATCTTCCAGCAATCGAGTGCTTAGAGAATGCCCTGAAAGATTGCCCCTGTGGCCTGTTGCTGATCAGCCATGATTTGCATTTCCTCCAACAGGTCACTAGTAAACGGTGGCACCTGGGTCAACATGAAACGAACGTTATCATTTCTATAGATAATCGAAAGACAACGGATTGA
- a CDS encoding phage portal protein family protein gives MESTAHQDEQPESLDTTGFVIAPLAAAAALDSAAFSKVNAAEAIPATWEERARKAWEYYVEEPLVKNCVNSWRTFAVGDEIKITSDDENLKEQALEAAWRLNITQFIKDMVLQLLVKGDAIGFKRFTKSGQDIEELVCVNPVSVKVKYAQGELIEARQFPEDTPGGGESIPLPVEQVVHLKWDAPAFSPRGNSLVLPAFQAIELLRDYRRAEQAIAKRWATPFRLLKVGGAFGQKMVMPDQRMLEQVRDMVNKMDMKSGLVVPFYVNVETHGTDGQVLNVEDKVKEVKEDIVVALGLSRSLVTGDGPNFATASVSMQKMMVMIREIKQAARKLLDWVFDDWMELNGHGDKSIQFIFNDLDPSDAVDFKKLLIELYDRKLISRSSLQLKMDLDPDIEAANRETERKQIDLMDEKQVKPVVDMVVSGILSVPRARKMLGIPAEDDEPTAEAALVWSGDLESTGDAAVCDECSHFIADTNHCRVHNSERTFDAPACRFIDRREPR, from the coding sequence GTGGAAAGCACCGCCCATCAGGACGAACAACCCGAAAGCCTGGACACCACCGGCTTTGTCATCGCGCCGCTGGCCGCAGCGGCCGCGCTCGACTCGGCCGCCTTCAGCAAGGTCAACGCCGCCGAGGCGATTCCGGCCACCTGGGAAGAACGCGCCCGCAAGGCCTGGGAATACTACGTCGAGGAGCCGCTGGTGAAGAACTGCGTCAACTCCTGGCGCACCTTCGCCGTGGGCGACGAGATCAAGATCACCAGCGATGACGAGAACCTCAAGGAGCAGGCTCTGGAGGCCGCCTGGCGGTTGAACATCACGCAATTCATCAAGGACATGGTTCTTCAGCTCCTGGTGAAAGGCGACGCCATCGGCTTCAAGCGCTTCACCAAGTCCGGCCAGGATATCGAGGAGCTGGTCTGCGTCAATCCGGTTTCGGTCAAAGTCAAATACGCCCAGGGCGAGCTGATCGAGGCCCGCCAATTTCCCGAAGACACCCCCGGCGGCGGGGAATCCATCCCGCTACCCGTCGAACAGGTGGTCCACCTCAAATGGGACGCACCGGCCTTCTCGCCCCGGGGTAACTCCCTCGTGCTTCCCGCCTTTCAGGCCATCGAACTGCTGCGCGACTACCGCCGGGCCGAACAGGCCATCGCCAAGCGCTGGGCCACGCCCTTTCGCCTGCTCAAGGTGGGCGGCGCGTTCGGCCAGAAGATGGTGATGCCGGACCAGCGGATGCTCGAACAGGTTCGCGACATGGTCAACAAGATGGACATGAAAAGCGGCCTGGTGGTCCCGTTCTACGTCAATGTCGAAACCCACGGCACCGACGGCCAGGTCCTCAACGTCGAGGACAAGGTCAAGGAGGTGAAGGAAGACATCGTGGTGGCCCTGGGTCTGTCACGCTCGCTGGTGACCGGCGACGGTCCGAATTTCGCCACCGCCTCGGTGAGCATGCAGAAGATGATGGTCATGATCCGCGAGATCAAACAGGCCGCACGCAAGCTCCTCGACTGGGTGTTCGACGACTGGATGGAGCTGAACGGCCACGGCGACAAAAGCATCCAGTTCATCTTCAACGACCTCGACCCCAGCGACGCGGTCGATTTCAAGAAGCTCCTCATCGAACTCTACGACCGCAAGCTCATCAGCCGCTCCAGCCTTCAGCTCAAGATGGACCTGGACCCGGACATCGAGGCCGCCAACCGCGAGACCGAACGTAAGCAGATCGACCTGATGGACGAGAAGCAGGTGAAGCCGGTGGTGGATATGGTCGTCTCCGGCATTCTCAGCGTGCCTCGCGCCCGGAAGATGCTCGGGATTCCGGCAGAGGACGATGAACCCACGGCGGAGGCGGCTTTGGTCTGGTCGGGCGACCTGGAGTCCACCGGCGATGCGGCCGTGTGCGACGAGTGCAGCCACTTCATTGCTGACACCAACCACTGCCGGGTCCACAACAGCGAGCGCACCTTCGACGCCCCGGCCTGTCGCTTCATCGACCGCCGGGAGCCTCGCTGA
- a CDS encoding tyrosine-type recombinase/integrase has protein sequence MSNRTADLGLTGATEAFCARLSAEGRSPATIAAYRRDLALVVRVAGELAPGIVCREVTAGLLDQVFSAGAVTESGRGPRSAASLHRMKAAVRAFFAWASEAGVVGENPARSIRMHRLPRKLPVFLTTAEKKRLLKELKGRTDFSTLRDRAMIEVLLGTGIRLGELAALDMDDIDLDAKHLRVRAKGNVPQVKFIKTDLRTLLRRYLAERRRHGRPEMEALFLSNRDCRLCQRQIANRLAHWLRKAGIEKELTPHGLRHTFATHLYGATNDLLVVQRALGHRDVSTTQIYTHLVDGQLEEALERL, from the coding sequence ATGAGCAACCGAACGGCTGACCTCGGTCTGACGGGCGCGACAGAGGCGTTCTGTGCCCGCCTGTCGGCCGAAGGACGCTCCCCGGCGACCATAGCCGCATACCGCCGGGACCTCGCCCTGGTGGTCCGCGTGGCCGGGGAGCTGGCCCCGGGCATCGTCTGCCGGGAGGTCACGGCCGGGCTCCTCGACCAGGTGTTTTCCGCCGGGGCGGTCACCGAGAGCGGGCGAGGCCCACGCTCGGCGGCCTCGCTCCATCGGATGAAGGCGGCGGTGCGGGCCTTTTTCGCCTGGGCCTCCGAGGCGGGCGTGGTCGGTGAAAACCCGGCCCGGTCCATCCGCATGCATCGGTTGCCGAGAAAGCTGCCGGTCTTCCTGACTACCGCCGAAAAGAAACGTCTGCTCAAGGAGCTCAAGGGGCGGACCGATTTCTCCACGCTGCGCGACCGCGCCATGATCGAGGTGTTGCTGGGCACCGGGATCAGGCTTGGCGAGCTGGCCGCGCTCGACATGGATGACATCGACCTCGACGCCAAGCATCTGCGGGTGCGGGCCAAGGGGAATGTGCCGCAGGTCAAGTTCATCAAGACCGACCTCCGCACATTGCTGCGCCGTTACCTGGCCGAGCGTCGTCGACACGGCCGCCCAGAAATGGAAGCCCTGTTCCTGTCGAACCGGGACTGCAGACTCTGCCAGCGGCAGATAGCCAACCGGCTCGCCCACTGGCTGCGGAAGGCCGGGATCGAAAAGGAACTGACGCCGCACGGGCTGCGGCACACCTTCGCCACCCACCTCTACGGCGCGACCAACGACCTGCTCGTGGTGCAGCGGGCCTTGGGGCATCGCGACGTGTCCACCACCCAAATCTATACCCACCTCGTGGACGGTCAGCTCGAGGAAGCCCTCGAACGCCTCTGA